Proteins from a genomic interval of Quercus lobata isolate SW786 chromosome 11, ValleyOak3.0 Primary Assembly, whole genome shotgun sequence:
- the LOC115969068 gene encoding purple acid phosphatase 2-like, which yields MGVLGSSPSSLAITIVLGLILNAVVCYGGTSSNYSRTAFPTYNNTDMPVDSEAFYVPPGINSPQQSVHITQGDHVGTAVIVSWITPTAPGSNIVLYWSTHENGTKIQLAEATIGAYRYYNYTSGFIHHANISNLQFNTKYYYQLGEGQYARTFWFVTPPAPGPDVPYTFGLIGDLGQTYNSNSTLAHYQLDPLNGQTVLYLGDLSYADDHPFHDNVRWDTWGRFVERSAAYQPWIWTVGNHEVDWAPELGEPVPFVPYSHRYHTPYEAAGSTAPFWYSIKRGPAYIIVMAAYSPFGYSTPQYSWFNQEVLKVNRTETPWLIVLMHPPWYNSYHSHYMEGETMRGVYETTFVQNKVDIVFAGHVHAYERSIRVSNIQYNITNGLCTPIKNLSAPVYFTIGDGGNEEGLSNAMYFPQPYYSAFREASFGHGILDIKNRTHAYFAWHRNEDGYDAISDSLWLTNRYWYPTDDSN from the exons ATGGGTGTGCTGggttcttctccttcttctttagCTATTACAattgttttgggtttgattttgaatgctgTAGTGTGTTATGGAGGAACGTCCAGCAATTATTCACGGACGGCTTTCCCAACTTACAACAACACTGATATGCCTGTTGACAGTGAGGCCTTTTATGTTCCTCCAGGAATCAACTCACCTCAACAAAGT GTTCATATAACACAAGGAGACCATGTGGGAACAGCAGTAATTGTGTCATGGATCACTCCTACTGCTCCAGGTTCCAATATAGTTCTTTACTGGAGTACTCATGAAAATGGCACAAAAATTCAATTGGCTGAGGCCACGATTGGAGCCTACAGATACTACAACTACACTTCTGGTTTCATTCACCATGCCAACATCAGCAACTTACAG TTCAATACCAAATACTACTATCAGCTTGGTGAAGGGCAGTATGCAAGGACGTTCTGGTTTGTAACTCCTCCTGCACCAGGCCCTGATGTCCCTTACACATTTGGTCTCATAG GGGATCTTGGTCAGACATACAATTCAAACAGCACACTCGCTCATTACCAATTGGACCCTCTAAATGGACAAACAGTGTTGTACCTTGGAGATCTCTCCTACGCAGATGACCACCCATTTCATGACAACGTTAGGTGGGATACCTGGGGAAGGTTCGTAGAGAGAAGTGCTGCTTACCAGCCTTGGATTTGGACAGTTGGGAATCATGAAGTTGATTGGGCCCCTGAATTG GGTGAACCTGTACCTTTTGTACCTTATAGTCACCGTTATCATACGCCATATGAAGCAGCGGGTAGTACTGCACCCTTTTGGTACTCAATCAAGAGAGGCCCAGCCTACATCATAGTCATGGCTGCGTATTCACCATTTG GCTATTCAACTCCTCAGTACAGTTGGTTCAACCAGGAGGTACTAAAGGTTAACAGAACTGAAACACCATGGTTGATTGTTCTAATGCATCCTCCATGGTATAATAGCTACCATAGTCATTATATGGAAGGTGAAACCATGAGAGGAGTTTACGAGACAACATTCGTACAAAACAAAGTTGACATTGTATTTGCTGGTCATGTCCATGCTTATGAACGCTCT ATACGTGTATCTAACATTCAATACAACATCACAAATGGTCTTTGCActccaattaaaaatttaagcGCACCTGTATACTTCACCATTGGTGATGGTGGAAATGAAGAAGGCTTATCAAA CGCAATGTATTTCCCACAACCATATTACTCAGCTTTTCGTGAAGCAAGTTTCGGTCATGGCATTTTGGATATCAAAAACCGAACCCATGCTTATTTTGCTTGGCACAGGAATGAAGATGGGTACGATGCGATTTCTGATTCTCTATGGCTTACCAATAGATATTGGTATCCAACTGACGATTCTAACTGA
- the LOC115968802 gene encoding purple acid phosphatase-like produces the protein MCRQKVKMGLFGSSLSSSLIAVILVLSLAVVCHGGKTSTFVRKVEKTIDMPLNSDVFKVPPGYNAPQQVHITQGDHVGEAMIISWVTVDEPGSSKVVFWSENSKEKRHAKGKVSTYKYYNYKSGFIHHTTIRNLKFNTKYYYVVGIGHTTRQFWFVTPPEVGPDVPYTFGLIGDLGQSYDSNRTLTHYELNPQKGKTVLFVGDLSYADNYPNHDNNRWDSWGRFAERSVAYQPWIWTAGNHEIDYEPSIGETKPFKPYSHRYHVPFKASNSTEPFWYSIKRASAYIIVLSSYSAYGKYTPQYKWLEEELPKVNRTETPWLIVLMHSPWYNSYNYHFLEGETMRVMYEAWFVKYKVDVVFAGHVHAYERSERVSNIAYNVVNGICTPIKDQSAPVYITIGDGGNLEGLATNMTEPQPPYSAYREASFGHAIFDIKNRTHAYYSWHRNQDGYAVEADTMWFFNRYNHPVDDSTSTQS, from the exons ATGTGCAGGCAAAAGGTCAAGATGGGTCTTTTTGGttcttctttatcttcttctttgatcGCAGTTATTTTGGTTTTGAGTTTAGCAGTGGTGTGTCATGGAGGAAAGACCAGTACTTTTGTTAGAAAAGTTGAGAAGACTATTGACATGCCTCTTAATAGCGATGTCTTTAAAGTCCCACCTGGTTATAATGCACCTCAACAG GTACATATAACACAAGGAGACCATGTGGGAGAGGCAATGATTATATCATGGGTGACTGTGGATGAACCGGGTTCCAGTAAAGTGGTCTTTTGGAGTGAAAACAGCAAGGAAAAGAGACATGCCAAAGGCAAAGTTAGTACCTATAAGTACTACAATTACAAGTCTGGTTTCATTCATCACACAACCATCAGAAACTTGAAG TTCAACACCAAATACTACTATGTGGTTGGGATTGGGCACACTACTCGGCAGTTCTGGTTTGTAACTCCACCTGAAGTTGGCCCTGATGTACCTTATACATTTGGTCTTATTG GGGATCTTGGTCAGAGTTATGATTCAAATAGGACACTTACTCATTATGAGTTAAACCCACAGAAAGGGAAAACAGTGCTGTTCGTTGGGGACCTCTCTTATGCAGATAACTATCCAAATCATGACAATAATAGGTGGGATTCATGGGGAAGATTTGCTGAGAGAAGTGTTGCTTATCAACCATGGATATGGACTGCAGGGAATCACGAGATTGACTATGAGCCATCAATT GGAGAAACCAAGCCTTTTAAGCCTTACAGTCACCGTTATCATGTGCCTTTTAAAGCTTCAAATAGTACAGAACCCTTTTGGTATTCAATCAAGAGAGCTTCAGCTTACATCATTGTCTTGTCCTCATACTCCGCATATG GTAAATATACCCCTCAATACAAATGGCTTGAAGAGGAACTACCAAAAGTTAACCGGACTGAGACACCTTGGTTGATTGTTCTAATGCATTCCCCTTGGTATAACAGCTACAACTATCATTTTCTGGAGGGTGAAACCATGAGAGTAATGTATGAGGCATGGTTTGTGAAGTACAAAGTTGATGTGGTGTTTGCTGGTCATGTTCATGCTTATGAACGATCT GAACGTGTATCCAACATTGCATACAATGTTGTAAATGGTATTTGCACTCCTATAAAGGATCAATCAGCGCCTGTATATATAACCATTGGCGATGGAGGCAATCTTGAAGGCTTAGCAACCAA CATGACGGAACCACAGCCACCATACTCAGCTTATCGTGAGGCTAGTTTTGGTCATGCCATTTTTGACATTAAGAACCGAACCCATGCGTACTATAGTTGGCACCGTAATCAAGATGGATATGCAGTGGAAGCAGATACTATGTGGTTTTTCAACAGATACAATCATCCAGTTGATGATTCCACAAGTACCCAATCATGA